DNA from Sulfodiicoccus acidiphilus:
ACCCTCGGGCAAGATCTACCGCAACTCCACAGGTTCAATGAGCGTTCAAGTGCCAGTTGGACGGTATACGTTGGAGGCTGTGAACCTCCTTAATCAATCCCAGGCTATGAAGTACTACGTGCTCCTAGTTAGTGGCTCTAGGCTCGGGCAAATTGTGGGCTTCTACGACGTTATATCTAACGCGTACCTAGTCGGAATAGCGATAGGGATAGTGGGTCTAGTGAGGTACGTTTCGAGGAGGAGGTCCAAACAGTAGCTTATTAATCTCCTCCTCGAGTCCTGACTATGGGGTACTTCGACGACTTCCCCTCCTCCACTAAGGTGAGGACGTTCTTCGTCTCCTCGGCGGGCTTTCTCCTCGACGGATACGACTTATCTGTAATTTCCTTCGCCTCCACCTTCATATTGAGGGAGTTCTCACTGACCACACCAGAGTATGGACTGTTGCTGGCGGCGTCCTTGATTGGCATGATACCCGGTTCTGTTCTCTTCGGATGGTTGTCGGACAGGATGGGCAGGAGTAAATTGATGGGGGTGGACCTCTTCTTCTTCTTAGTTTTCGGAATAACGGCGGCCCTATCGCAGAACTTCGCTGAACTGTTCGCCTCTAGGCTACTTCTCGGTGTCGGTATAGGGGGAGACTACCCCATAAGCAGCACCTTGATGTCCGAGATGTCCCCACCCTCCTCCAGAGGAAGGTACCTTGTGGGGGCCGTCTCCATGTACTGGATAGGGAGCGCGCTCTCAGGGGCTGTGACCTACCCGGCCCTGACTCTCGGACCGTTCTTCTGGAGATACGTTTTCTTAGTGGGAGCGCTGCTTTCAGTGCCCATAATTCTCCTGCGACTTAGGCTATCTGAGTCCCCACGTTGGTTGGTGTCAACTGGGGCACTCAAGGGCTCAAACCTCCCCACTCCCGAGCTCGAGAACAAGGGAGCCAAGGGATTCGCAGACCTCTTTAAGGGCAGGATGCTGTGGGTCACTGTTTTCCTGTCAAGTGTCTGGTTCCTCTTCGATGTAGCGTCCTACGGCATAGGCCTATACTACCCATACTTGCTGGAGCAATTCGCCTTCCCCTCTAAATACGAGGTAGTGTTGGGAACGCTAGCCATATCAGCCGGGGCAATAGTAGGCTACGCGGTAGCAGAGGCCGTAGTGGACTCCCTAGGAAGAAGGGTGGTTCTCCTCACCGGACTCGGTTCTATGGCAGCTCTACTCTACCTGGGGTGGGGAGTCAGGCTCCACGGTCCCCTACTCGTCCCGTACTTCATGTCCTTCGTGGCCATGGAACAGTGGGCGGGGGCGGTGACTCTCTTTTACCCCACTGAACTCTTCCCTACGTCCGTCAGGTCCTCAGGTCAAGGAGTGGCCACCGCCGCGAGCAGGGTGGGAGCGGTTCTGGGTGTGTTCTACTTCCCTCAGCTAACCGTTTCACTTGGGTTGGCGAACTCCCTATTTACTTTCGCCACTGTTTCCCTGGTGGCGCTCGCAATATCTCTACTAGGTGCCCGCGAAACAGCCAAGAAGCAACTGGAGGACACCTCGCAGGGCGTGAGGTGAACGTCGGAAACTGAAATAACAACAAATTTATACTGGGAAAACATATTCAACTTTATGGACCTTCAGTCCAGGAAACTTAACGAGATAGAGGCAGTAGTTGGTGTTACGGCGGTAGGTTTATTGAGGGAGCGGAGGCTAGAGGCGATCTGGGGCCAGTTCAAGGTTGACGAGGGGAGGTTGATGGATGTGATAACTCGAAACTTAGAAAAGTTGAAAGAACACGCTAAAGTAACACCATCCTTAGCTCCCTTCAGGGGATTCGCCATGGTGCTCGATGACGTAGGTTTGTTTGTATATGACGATCTCGTGGTGCTGACTGATGCGAAGAAAGTTGACTGGGATAGGTTAGTGAAGGCGGTGACTAGTTCGTGAGAGGGGAATTGGGTAGAATAGATCTGCGGAGCGGAAAAGTGGAGGGGGAAGTAGAGAGAGCAGAAGAGTTAGCCTCGTTACTCAAAGAGGACTGTCAGGTGGGGGAAAGGGAAGCAATAGAGCTGGGGTTTAGGAAGCTCAACGGTTTCGTCATTTTAGGGGAGAAGCGTTCTATTGCCTTCGCCAAGAACGTCGCCGTAATAGTGGACAACTCCTTCGTGACGTGGGATGAACTGTTCGTGCACTACGGACTGGATAGAACGTACTTGACGGTGGGGGCGGTGTTGACAGGTCTGTCCTTGATGTTGTTCTATTTGGCTTTGGGAACTTCCCTATTGGACTACTTCGCCCCAGAACCTAGACTATATACACCAATACTAATGTTGTTATTGGGGTTGACCTTCCTAGGGATTTCAAAGAGCAGGCCGAAGTACAGGTTCTCCAGTTGAGTGGAAGTCCATAGGAGAGCGTCAATCATATAGTTTAGTGTGTTATGCGCATAGCGGTCTTCCCTAAGTGAGTAGAGTGTTAGTGAGTGAAATGTAGATAGGTAGGATTCCAAGAGGGACATCGCAAATGCGGGTTGACCCTGTCTTCATGTCCATCTTCGATCGTTTCCTTAGGTTTCGTTAGAGTTCACGCTACGAAATTTAGATGAGAGTAGAAAAAAGTTATTAGTACCGAAATGCAATAATCTATGAACTGTTATGACGAAGGTTCTTGTTCTGGGGGGAAGGTTCGGAGGTCTGACGGCGGCGTACACTCTGAAGAGGCTGGCTCAAAGATCTTTAGACGTCAAGTTACTCAACGAGTCTAGGTTCACGTACTTCAGGCCTGGGCTGCCACACGTTGCAGTGGGGTACAGAGACGCCTCTGAGCTCAGTGTGGACTTGAAGGAAGCCTTACCGTCGAAAGGGATTCAATTTCAGCAGGGAAAGGTCCTCAAGGTTGACGCCAAGGCCAACTCCGTGCTATACAGGGACCAACTGGGCAACGAAAGGGAGGAGCTCTACGATTACCTAGTGATCGGGATAGGGGCTCACCTAGCCACAGAGGCCGTCAAGGGGTGGGATCAGTACGGCTACAGTGTGTGCGAGGCGGACTTCGCTACCAAGCTCTGGGAGCGGTTAAGGAACTTTCAGGGAGGAACGATCACCATAGGGTCGGGTCCGTTCTATCAAGGGAAACAGCCTAGGCCAAAGGTACCGGAGAACTTCGTGCCTGCTGCAGATTCTGCCTGTGAGGGGCCCGTGTTCGAGCTGTCTCTGATGCTCACGGGCTACTTCAAGTCCAAGGGCATGCTAAGCAAGGTGAAGATGACCGTCTACTCTCCGGGAGAATACCTCTCCGACCTATCTCCGGCCTCGAGGAAGACTGTGGCGGAGATGTATAAAGGAATGGGAATAGAGTTGGTGCATAACTTTAGGATAAAGGAAATCCGAGAGAAGGAGGTCGTGTCAGAAGACGGAAAGACATTGGAGTCAGACCTGAGTATACTCCTTCCACCTTACGCTGGTAACCCAGCCTTGAAGAACTCCACCCCAGACCTGATCGACGACGGAGGCTTCGTTCCCACCGACCTCAACATGACGTCTCTGAAGTACGATAACGTCTACGCCGTAGGGGACGCCAACTCCGCCACCGTCCCTAAACTCGGCTATTTGGCAGTTCAGACTGGGAGGATAGCAGCTCAACACTTAGCTAGTAGGTTAGGAATAAGGACCAAAGTCGACACTTACGCACCTACTATAGTGTGTGTGGCCGACGATCCTTACGAGGGCTTCGCCGTGGGTGTGAAGGATGACACTTGGTACGGTGGAACAACGTCAATTGCCCAACCCAGTAACGTTAACCACCTAAAGAAGGAACTCTTCACCAAGTACTTCATGTGGACTAAGGGAGACATGGCCCTAGAGAAGTTCCTTGGGAGTTGGTGAGGCGTGGAGGAGAAGCTGGCGGACATGCTTGAGGACAATAAGGTGATAACTCTATCGAAATTGATGGGAGTCTTGGAGAAGCTAGACAGGTACGGGTTCTTGGACGTCGTAAACGGGCTTCTTGAAGATGAAGAAACGGTGGGCAAGGTAATAGGAGCAGTCGTGAACGATCAATTCCTCTCCTTATTTGGCAGAGGGAACGAGGTGATGGACTTGCTAGACCTTTTGACCAATGGTGAGACTGTGGGAGCCCTCAAGGACGTGGTCGAGCTCTACTCCACGTTCAAGAGGACGGGAATAATGGAACCTCTTGCGGGACTACTTAGGGACGAGGAGCTTCTGGGCAAGGTGATAGGGGCGGTCGTGAACGACTCCACACTAACCTTGGCCACTAAATGGAACGAGATCGTGGACTCCTTGGCCAAGATCGACTTCAGTCAATTGAAGTACTATGTGAGCGCGATATCCCTCTACGGGAACGGGATAAGGGACCCAAACAAAGTGGTACCAATAAGAGGGTTCATGGACATACTCAAGCTTCTGAAAGACCCAGACGTCCAAAGGGGGATAGGAATACTGTTGGCAGGGCTCAAGGAACTCGGTAGATCCTACGACGCCAGTAAGCTCTAACTTACGCTACGAGCTGTCGAAGCGTTTAACCCTATGGGGGTTAAGGGGACGGAAGTCCCCTTCCGTGAGGACTGATACCCCCTCATAGAAACGTTAATGAAGCTCCAACGTCTTCTATACCTCTGCTGTAAGAGCTGGGTCTCACCCTAGGGGCTGGGGGAACTCACGCCCGTGGAGAGGAAACCCTCCGTGACCTCCCTACCACGCTGTTCACAGGACAGTTCCACTGAACCTCCGCTACGGAAGGGGATCGATATCGATCCGAGGAGCGGGACTCACCGCGAGGACTCCACGTCCGTGATGGCGTGGTAGTTCACTTACTCTCTTAGGTTCCGGCTTCAGAGTTCTTTTCTATTTGATTTTTAACCGCAACACGTCGAGCCTAATTTTTAATTTCAATCCTTAAAACCGCTCACTTAGATCACCTCAACTCACTAAAGAGGGTTAAAAAGGGATCCTCACACTGTCCTAAACCAAGGAGTTGTAGTCCCAAGTAGTTCGCCCACAATTTGCCATTTTTATATGCAATAGCACATTTCCCCATCTTCGTCTGAGACTTCTGCAGGTTTTATCATATTTTAATATGCATTTCTCCAAAGTGTCATGTGGTGAGTATTTATAGTGCTCTAGAGAAATATTTAGCATGAATTTGCCCTCTTGGTTAACTCAGTCCAGCATATGGAGGCTGGTCTCCTCGCTCTTCCAGCTGGACAAGGACTGGACGGCGAGGATGGTAACCGCCATGCTGGTGATGGGTGTGGCGTGGGGCTTCCTCGGAACAATAGACTCCCTCATGGTCAGGATACAGGAGACGCTCTGGGGGTTCGCAGGACTCTTACAGTTCACGCCCCAAGAGTACTACGGGGCCATAACGCTCCACGCCTCAAGGGACTTGTTTGGGTTCGCTCAGCAGATCATTTACGCCATCATAATCTTTTTCACAATAAGACTCCTTAACTTACAGCCGAGGGCGAAGTGGCTCCTGATCACCTCGTTCGTCGCCCTCAACGTCTCGATGATGTTCATCGAAGGTCCCATAATCCTCACTCCCACATTCAACGACAACTACTTCGCCGCCGGCTCTTGGTATTATCTCTCTCCCCTGGGCATCCCAGGTTACAGCTCTTACGTCCTTTCTCCTTTCTTCTACTTCGGGTGGCTCCTCCTCGACTTCTTCACCTACGGAGCTGGCATATGGATAGTCTACCACTACTACGTAGCCACTAGACAGATGAAGCAGAGGTTGCCCGTACCGGTGGTCTTCTTCTTGATGATAATCCTGCTCTTCATGCTTGGCTACTCTGGGGTCACAGCCGCCGACGTGTGGGACGTCTTGGCCTACTATCACGTAGTTGGTCTAGTCCCCATAGATAACCAGATCCTGTTCTGGATATTCGGGCACTCGGTCGTCTACATGCTCTGGCTGCCTGCGGTCGCCGCACTCTACCTCCTAGTACCAATCCTAGCTAGGAGGCCCCTCTACAGCGAAAGGATGGGTAGGCTCTCCGCGTTGCTGTATCTCATATTCTCAAACAACGTCCCGATTCACCACCTCTACATGGTCAACATACCGGTCTCACTCAAGATACTTCAAGAGGTCTTCACTTACGCCGTGGTTGTCCCTTCAATGATGACTTTCTTCAACCTGTGGGCTACGGCGAAGGGCGCTAAGTTCACGTGGAACGTCATATCAGCCTTCACCGTCACTTCCTTTGCTGGCGCCATAGGTGCAGGCGTGACGGGGATAGCTAACGGCACTATAGCCTTCGACGCGGTTATACACAACACAATGTGGGTAGTTGGGCACTTCCATGCCATGATCCTGCTCAGCATCGTCCCTGGAGCCATGGCCGTGTTCTACTACATGATGCCCATGCTGACTGGTAGAGAGTGGTACTCCAAGTCCATGGCGTGGGGACACTTCTGGGGTTACGTCGTCGGAGCGGCCATGATTTCGGTTGGCTTCGATCAGCTCGGACTATACGGTATTGTCAGAAGATCTGAGATATATCCGAGGTTCCCCGCGGTAGTGGACGCCGAGGGACTCGTGACTGTGGGTGCGGTCCTAGCGGCAACAGCGACACTCCTATGGGGTCTCAACGTCGTCATGACTGTCCTCAGAGGCAAGCTTGCCAACGTGGAGGGGCTACCACTGGATCAGGTAGTGGAGAAGGTGGGGGAGGAACTGTCGGCCCCCACAGTGCTGGCCAGCGTCTCTACACCAGTTAGGTCTGTACTCTCGGTGAGCAGGAGGGCCCTGAGCAGGGGTTACTCTCTGGGAGTGTTAGGAGCGGCCCTGATAGTTGTAAGTTCCTTCGTGATAGCCTTCGCCCACAGTACTTACGACCTATACACCTGGACGTGGATAGTACTGTTGACGATTGGAATATTCCTGGTCGCCATCCCAGTAATGAGGGACTCAAAGGCGGTGTGAGGTGAGTGGAGTGGAACAGAGTACGAAGTGGGAATTAGGTTTCGTGGCGTTAGTGGTGATCCTGTTTGGGGTGGTGATTGTGGCCACCGTACCTACCGACTACAGGGTTGGAGGAGTTCCCTCCTCCACGACCTTGGCCGAACAAGACCCAGGGAAGGTGATAGAGACCCACGTTGAGCAACTGCAATACGTCTTCAACATTACTGAGAGAGGCGACGTGAACGGGAACTACTACAACCTCATAGTGGCCCACCAAGGCGACGTGCTCAACTTGACCATGACCGCTCCACTACGTGATTCAGCCACGGGTAACTTCTACTTCCCAGACTACGCCGACCAGGTAGTCGACGACCAGATAGTCCCAGCCATGGTCTCTTACGACGCGCTCAGTGTGCCTCGGATCCCAGGTGCATACGCTTTCTTGGACGGGGAGTACGATGGACCGTGGTACACTTACCAGGTGGGATTGGTTCTAGTGCTCCCTCAGTCTGGGCTCTACTCTCCACAGGAGCTGTCTGCCTACGTAGCTCAGACAGACCAAGCCAAGGCTTCGGGGCTCTCAGGGGACAACTACAATCCCCCAGTGGTGTTCTACAACTCAACCTCACCAAACGTAGTGTTGGCTACAGATCCCTATGGTGTCTTCAACTCCTCCGTCCCTGGGCCGACTTTAGTTCTGAGGAACGGCTCAACCGCTTCCATAACGCTGTATTTTGCCCCACCTAGCCCGGTCCACAACTACTTAGTTACGTATGTTAATGGTAGACCTGTTGAAGTGACTAATATTAGTGTAGGCATTTACGGAGTGGAGTCAAACGGGGCGTTGGTGCCATTGGCACAAGCACCCATAGTTTACGGCTCTCCAATGCACTTCACAGTCGACGTTGACGGTCAATTCCCCGCCTACCTTTACGGTCTAGTGAAGCCAGTCTACAACAATTACGACCCCTACAACGAGTCGAGTCTGTTGGTTGGGGAGGATACCGGTCTCGTAATGGGTGCGTGGGGGGTTATCTTGGTGGAGGGATGAAAATGAAGGAGTACAGCTTCTTTAAAGTTCTCGGCATAGGGTATGCCTTAGCATTGCTTCTGTTATTGTGGGAGATATTGGACGTGACCCTTCACAGAGCTGCCACTTCCATGGTTTTGCCCTTCACCGCGGCGGCGATAGTTGGGTTCGCGGCTTACTTCCTTTTCGTTTACTTCGCTCCTGAACGTAAGTAGCTAACGAGTTTCCCAACCTATGTATGGAACCTGGTTTTTAGGACAAGGAGGGAGTCGAAGTAGTGAGGCACTGAAAAATGTGGGGTAACCTTACCCACCGAAATGTTGGCCCTTTAACGAGAAAGGGTCATTATATAACGACGTAGAGAAGCTGACTTCTTTTCAGTAGTTAAGAGTTCTCTTCACGTTTATCTTAACTTGGGTTCAAGGGTGGACCTCACCACCGAGGACGGAAGGTCCCCTTTGTTGATTTTAAATACTGGTCAGAAGGACGACGTCTAGGCTATGTTCACCGACGGAGCGACCTTCACCTAGATCCCTAAAAGCGAGGGTCCTCGAAGTACGCCTCCCGCCCCAAGGCCCTTAGCGGGCACCGAGTCTCGGGCGATCCTAAATCGGGGCCGGTCCTCAGTGCCCGTTGATCTCTCTACCCTTTGGGCGAAGAAGGAAATACCCACCGCGAGGTGGGAAGCCCCGTCCGTGATGACGGGATAAGTTCGTAGGGAAGGGATCAAGGAGAAGTGTAAAATTCCCTACTTCGAGGAGTTGTAGCCAGTCGTCACCACTTTGCATTTCATCCTTGCCGCAGATCTATCCACATCTAAACGCTAAACCTTTTTGAGTGAACGTTTTAACCTTGAGGAGCTAACTTTAATCAACCCTTCTGAAGTTAATACTTGCATACAAATGCACATACTTTTGTGTTTCTGTGTGCGAAGGGTTTTTTAACTAAAAAAGGAAGATGGATATAGGTGAATAAGATGGATAAGGTAAGACTTCAAGACGGGAGAGAAGTGGACGTCTACAGGCTGGCTGGCTTCCTTTACGGGCTATCAGCCAGTGACGTAGAGCTGCTCAAGGTGATCTTAGAGCAGCGTGAGGTGACCACGGAATACCTCGCTGAGAGGTTAAAAGTCACCAAGGCCTCCGTGAGCAAGGGATTGAACAACATATTAGATAGGGGACTGATAAGTAGAGACAGGGCCATGAGGAACGGTGGCAAGGGTAGACCAATCTACATATATAAGGCCGACAGGAAGCAGTTTCTGGCGAGGTTCGCTGACGATCTGCAGTCAATATCAGACCAAGTGAGGAAATCGCTAGAGGAGAAGGACGGCAAGAAACTAGTAACAGTACCCAACTAAGTTTCTTAAACCCTGAAGGTATACATTCCGTTTTCAATCTCTTTTAGTTCTATTTTGATTCCCTTAGGGATTAGGTGGATCTCTCCGTCCTCTGCCGTGATACGTAGGGTCATTTTGTTCAAGTAAAGGACGTACGTCAAGGCACATATTGCCGCGTCGAAGTGGTCCTTATATCCTTCCACCTTCAATACCAAGTTCTTCTCGGATGTGGTAGGGTGGGTCTCAATCAGTGAGAGCTTAGATGATAACTTCATTGCCCTCTCCACAAGTTTGGGCATCCAAGAGGGAGGGAGCAATCTGGCTCCCACCCGCATGGCCATTCTGTCCACTTTCCTGAAGCCTGAGGCTCTAGTCAGAGGTGCGTCTATAGCTCCCGCATCGCCACACAGCTCGATAATTTCCTCGTCCTTCCATACGTCGTGAACTTCGATGAACTCGCCCCGGATCACCGCGACAGACGAAGGTCTAACTACCGCCAGGTCTATCCCACAGAATCGCCTAATCAAAAAGTAGCCCGGTAAAATATTCCCCCCGTGGACAAAAAGGTTGAGTTAGCTTTCTAGCGCCTTGAAGCGTATCAGCTACGTCCTTTGACATTTCGAGTGCGCGGCGTGAGTGTATAGCAGTTCTTTACAAATTATGAGTTTAAGGGAGGGGAAAGCCCAGCAGCGAAGTCGCCGCTCAATTAAATAATTTTTTAGATTTTTCCTTGTAAAGTTAAGAATGCTTCTCTTTACCTTACCGAGAACTCAACTTGACCGAGGAGCAACTAGTACCACCCTCTTTCGCAGTTCTCTTCTCACACGGAGTTATAGCTTAACAACGAAAGTCCACAGTGTTCAAATTGGGCGGTCTCCAGCTTTTTCTCTGCTCCTTCGAGAGGTGAAACCCCCGAACCGACGGTGGGAACGACTAACAGCTCCGAGGGAACCCATCTGGGGAGGTCAGAAAAGATGGAAATCCTCGTCATTCGAAGCGTGGACAATAGTTCAAACGCGGCCCTCTGAAACAGTTTCTAGATAACACTACCCACGCTCCTCGCCTCTACAGGCATTTCTCCTCTCAACGACAGAGGATCCTCCACGATCTGCGAGTCTCAGCATCCAACTAGACCACCTCGATGTCACCTAGAACTAGGAGTTCATCCTGAATCTGCTGTCCTGCCTTAAGTCCGTGGATTAGATAAGATCCAAGGCCTCGCCCCTCCCTGGGACGATTCGCGATCTTCCCAGGTTTACTTCGACCACGCTGACGGCGCCCCTTCTCCGGCTCGATCGAGTACTTAACTGAGGGAGGAACGACTACCGTCTCCCTTTCCCACTAAGGGACTGAACTTCGCGGACGAAAGTCCCACCTTCGAGTGGGGTCCCTCCCCGATCCACTCTACTGCCCACCAGGGATGTGAACCCGAACCGACGGTGGAAACGACGAACTACCCCACGGAGTAACCCTCTGCGAGGCGGGGAGGAAGTCAGCTAGAGCTGAAGGCTTGAAAACGGTGCCGTGTTGGAGGTGGTTGAGAGCAAAACCTCCAAGCGCTATGCCTTCCATAGTGTGGAGGTAGGGAAGAATCTTAGAGCTACGGGGAAAAACCCTTCAATCGCAGACTAAATTCCGACTTGATCGGAAACTCGGAGGAGGCTTCAGTATCTCTAAGGTAGGAGACAACTGACCTTTGCCTTTCCTTAAACAGTGCCAGAAGCATATCGGGTTGGGAGGACGTTCCTCGCCATATGCACCTAGTTCCCGCTAAATGGGAGAGAGAAATTGTGAAGCACATCTGTCCACTGGTAGGTTTTTAATTCTCCGTTTCTAAAACTCGTTAAAATGGGCGTAATCGTTAGGAAGATACACACGAAGAAGGACGGCGGAAACGTTTGGCTCAGGGTCACCGAAGAACCCCCTAGCATGAAGAACGAGAACCCATCAGACGGGTACTTCTTCGTGAGGGTGGGCGACGATTCGGGGGACAAAGTGATAAGACTGTCGGACGAGGAAGCGCTAGATGTAGCTCAAAGGATCCTCGAGTCCTACAGGAGGCATGTGAAGATATACGAAAAACTAGAGGATGAGAGCTATAGGATGTACAAGATGAAGTCTGACGAGAATGAGGAAGACTAGACTGGAAGCCCAACCATCAGAGAGAAAACGTAGGCCGCCAACATGAAGGTCAGTACGGGAACCCCCCACGCGACCCATATGTAGGTGTCGTTACCGATCTTGCCTTGCTCAAGTAGTAAACGGAAGGTTTCCCTCCACTTGGAATCGTCTTCGTCTACTGAGAACGTAGTTCTAAGCTTCAGGTTCCCGTCCTCCGTGATCTCGGTGAGCGGAAATAGGAACTTCGATCTCAGGAACTCCTCCACCGTGATCCTTCTCCCTGAGAAGGCCAAAGGGAGCCTCTTAAACCAGGGTAACCCTGAGGTGTACCTGAAGTTTCTGCCTAAGTTTAAGACCCCGGCAACTGCTATGGCGATGGCGGTGTAGAGCAGAACTGTCAGGCCCTCAAGTCCTCGTCCTGACAGATTCGGGAACAGGAAGGGGTGGGTTACTGGGTTAAGGGCCCCGACGAGAGTGGCACATATGACGTCAGCACCCCCTAAGAGACTGAATCTGTACATGGCGTAAGTTGTCATCCCAGTAGCGACGACCGAATATGTGTATACTAAAGGTGAGAACGATCCCCACTGGAAGTAGACCAAGGCCAGTAGAGGGAGGTAATAGAGCCATACCGCATCATTGACCTCCCTACTCCTCAAGTCCAGAACTGCAACGTGGACTAGCATGGCAGTGGTACCCAACACCTGTATCAAGTAAATTAACCACATGGCAGGAAGCTCCCCTCACTCTGCCTAGCTTCGAGGCTGTCAGAGAGCTAGATACCCCGAGGAAATAAAGTGTTTCTAGTTATAAAACCGCTTCTATTGCAGCTAGGAGACAACGTTTTGGGGTAAAGAGCTATTGTGCGAATTAGTTCTGAACTTCGGCACCCCTTTTTTGTGTAAGTTCCTTGCGTCAAACCTAAACTCTATCGAGGATCTCTGGCAGAAACGCTTAAAGGGGAAACACACCTCCATATACTATCATATGATAGTTAAAATAACCGTGAAACATCCCATCATGAGGGATGGGACGAGGGTGTTCTGGATGGAGGCCAAGGACATGGAGGATGCGATGAGACAGGTGAGGGGACTACCGATAGAGAGGATGGAAGTGGTGGGCTGAACTTAATTAATTCGAAGTACAATTCTACTGTATGGAAGTTGTGGTTCTTGGATGTAGAAAGTTCGGAAAGGTGCACCTCCGTGCCCTTTCGTCGCTCAAAGTCCCTTACAGTATAATGGAGAGGAACCCAGACGTTCTGAAGGACTGTGCGTCCACGTTCTCACCCCTAAGAACCTTCAGCTCTATCGATGAAGTTCTAAGGTCTAACGCTGACGTGGTCGACGTGGTCTTGCCGCATAACTTGCACAGACAGGTCGTAGTGGAGGCGTTGAAAGCAGGGAAACACGTCCTGGTTGAGAAGCCCATAGCTACAACGGTTGAAGAAGGTGAGGACATGATCAAGGCATCTAAGGAGTATCGTAGAAAGTTCATGGTGGCGGAGCAGTACTTCTTCGACCCGACCGTGAAGGCGGTATCCTCCATGATAAGGGAAGGTAAATTGGGTAAGGTCCACACCATCGTAGTTAGGGACCAGAGGTTTTACGACCACACAGGGTGGAGGACAGATCCCACTGTAATGGGAGGAGGCGCGCTCATCGACGGTGGGATCCACTACGTCGACACTATCCTGAACTTCGGAGGGGACTACGAGGGCCTGACTGCTTCGGTGAGCCACGTGGGGTCCACCCTCAAGGGGAGGACAACACGGTGGCATTCTTCAAGTTTAGGTCTGGGGCCGCTGGCGTACTTCTATACTCTTGGGCCTACAGAGGGAATCCCGTTCTCCCAGGCTTCGAGGTCATAGGGGAAGAGGGAACTGTGTACGAGGACGTGACCACGAGGTCTCAGGCCGATTTCGTAGATCCGTCTAGGACGACCGCGTACGGTCTTCCCGTCCTCAATGGGAAGAAGGTGGAGGTGAAGACTTACGACGTCTTCCAGGAGGAGATAGGCTCCTTCATCAGGGCTGTGGAGAGGGACGAGCCAGTTCCGATGCCACCCGAGTTGGCACTGAGGGACCTCAAGGCTGTGTTGGACGTCTACAGAATTG
Protein-coding regions in this window:
- a CDS encoding MFS transporter — protein: MGYFDDFPSSTKVRTFFVSSAGFLLDGYDLSVISFASTFILREFSLTTPEYGLLLAASLIGMIPGSVLFGWLSDRMGRSKLMGVDLFFFLVFGITAALSQNFAELFASRLLLGVGIGGDYPISSTLMSEMSPPSSRGRYLVGAVSMYWIGSALSGAVTYPALTLGPFFWRYVFLVGALLSVPIILLRLRLSESPRWLVSTGALKGSNLPTPELENKGAKGFADLFKGRMLWVTVFLSSVWFLFDVASYGIGLYYPYLLEQFAFPSKYEVVLGTLAISAGAIVGYAVAEAVVDSLGRRVVLLTGLGSMAALLYLGWGVRLHGPLLVPYFMSFVAMEQWAGAVTLFYPTELFPTSVRSSGQGVATAASRVGAVLGVFYFPQLTVSLGLANSLFTFATVSLVALAISLLGARETAKKQLEDTSQGVR
- a CDS encoding NAD(P)/FAD-dependent oxidoreductase, which translates into the protein MTKVLVLGGRFGGLTAAYTLKRLAQRSLDVKLLNESRFTYFRPGLPHVAVGYRDASELSVDLKEALPSKGIQFQQGKVLKVDAKANSVLYRDQLGNEREELYDYLVIGIGAHLATEAVKGWDQYGYSVCEADFATKLWERLRNFQGGTITIGSGPFYQGKQPRPKVPENFVPAADSACEGPVFELSLMLTGYFKSKGMLSKVKMTVYSPGEYLSDLSPASRKTVAEMYKGMGIELVHNFRIKEIREKEVVSEDGKTLESDLSILLPPYAGNPALKNSTPDLIDDGGFVPTDLNMTSLKYDNVYAVGDANSATVPKLGYLAVQTGRIAAQHLASRLGIRTKVDTYAPTIVCVADDPYEGFAVGVKDDTWYGGTTSIAQPSNVNHLKKELFTKYFMWTKGDMALEKFLGSW
- a CDS encoding DUF1641 domain-containing protein, producing MEEKLADMLEDNKVITLSKLMGVLEKLDRYGFLDVVNGLLEDEETVGKVIGAVVNDQFLSLFGRGNEVMDLLDLLTNGETVGALKDVVELYSTFKRTGIMEPLAGLLRDEELLGKVIGAVVNDSTLTLATKWNEIVDSLAKIDFSQLKYYVSAISLYGNGIRDPNKVVPIRGFMDILKLLKDPDVQRGIGILLAGLKELGRSYDASKL
- a CDS encoding cbb3-type cytochrome c oxidase subunit I, producing the protein MNLPSWLTQSSIWRLVSSLFQLDKDWTARMVTAMLVMGVAWGFLGTIDSLMVRIQETLWGFAGLLQFTPQEYYGAITLHASRDLFGFAQQIIYAIIIFFTIRLLNLQPRAKWLLITSFVALNVSMMFIEGPIILTPTFNDNYFAAGSWYYLSPLGIPGYSSYVLSPFFYFGWLLLDFFTYGAGIWIVYHYYVATRQMKQRLPVPVVFFLMIILLFMLGYSGVTAADVWDVLAYYHVVGLVPIDNQILFWIFGHSVVYMLWLPAVAALYLLVPILARRPLYSERMGRLSALLYLIFSNNVPIHHLYMVNIPVSLKILQEVFTYAVVVPSMMTFFNLWATAKGAKFTWNVISAFTVTSFAGAIGAGVTGIANGTIAFDAVIHNTMWVVGHFHAMILLSIVPGAMAVFYYMMPMLTGREWYSKSMAWGHFWGYVVGAAMISVGFDQLGLYGIVRRSEIYPRFPAVVDAEGLVTVGAVLAATATLLWGLNVVMTVLRGKLANVEGLPLDQVVEKVGEELSAPTVLASVSTPVRSVLSVSRRALSRGYSLGVLGAALIVVSSFVIAFAHSTYDLYTWTWIVLLTIGIFLVAIPVMRDSKAV
- a CDS encoding oxidase; translated protein: MEQSTKWELGFVALVVILFGVVIVATVPTDYRVGGVPSSTTLAEQDPGKVIETHVEQLQYVFNITERGDVNGNYYNLIVAHQGDVLNLTMTAPLRDSATGNFYFPDYADQVVDDQIVPAMVSYDALSVPRIPGAYAFLDGEYDGPWYTYQVGLVLVLPQSGLYSPQELSAYVAQTDQAKASGLSGDNYNPPVVFYNSTSPNVVLATDPYGVFNSSVPGPTLVLRNGSTASITLYFAPPSPVHNYLVTYVNGRPVEVTNISVGIYGVESNGALVPLAQAPIVYGSPMHFTVDVDGQFPAYLYGLVKPVYNNYDPYNESSLLVGEDTGLVMGAWGVILVEG
- a CDS encoding MarR family transcriptional regulator, coding for MDKVRLQDGREVDVYRLAGFLYGLSASDVELLKVILEQREVTTEYLAERLKVTKASVSKGLNNILDRGLISRDRAMRNGGKGRPIYIYKADRKQFLARFADDLQSISDQVRKSLEEKDGKKLVTVPN
- a CDS encoding DUF429 domain-containing protein, encoding MIRRFCGIDLAVVRPSSVAVIRGEFIEVHDVWKDEEIIELCGDAGAIDAPLTRASGFRKVDRMAMRVGARLLPPSWMPKLVERAMKLSSKLSLIETHPTTSEKNLVLKVEGYKDHFDAAICALTYVLYLNKMTLRITAEDGEIHLIPKGIKIELKEIENGMYTFRV